A genome region from Candidatus Edwardsbacteria bacterium includes the following:
- the xerD gene encoding site-specific tyrosine recombinase XerD, whose translation MNSNPEILDRFLGHLAVERGLAGNSIEAYSRDLRRYLDSLEIQGITDPSKILRSHIAQFLSQLAGYGLSPGSLSQNISAVRGFHRFLVGEGLCKTDPTENLDSPKLAKKLPDVLDTNEIESLMSQPDTSAPLGLRDRAMLEVIYACGLRISELLGLKRSDLAFDQGYIRCFGKGSKERVVPIGKTARHWTERYLEGSRPVLIKKIATDVLFLNNRGRSMSRMGFWKLLKAYAQKAGIKKRVHPHILRHSFATHLLEGGADLRSVQEMLGHADISTTQIYTHVDREYLKEVHRQFHPRG comes from the coding sequence TTGAACAGCAATCCCGAGATACTGGACAGGTTCCTGGGGCATCTGGCCGTGGAGCGCGGTCTGGCCGGGAACAGCATCGAGGCCTACTCCCGGGACCTGCGCCGGTACCTGGATTCCCTGGAAATCCAGGGGATAACCGATCCCTCAAAAATTCTCCGCAGCCATATAGCCCAATTCCTTTCCCAACTGGCGGGATACGGGCTCTCTCCCGGCAGCCTGTCGCAGAATATTTCGGCGGTGAGGGGGTTTCACCGCTTTTTGGTCGGAGAGGGACTCTGCAAAACCGACCCCACCGAGAACCTGGATTCGCCCAAACTGGCCAAGAAGCTTCCCGATGTGCTGGACACCAATGAGATCGAATCCCTGATGTCCCAGCCGGACACCTCGGCACCGCTGGGCTTAAGGGACCGGGCCATGCTGGAGGTGATCTACGCCTGCGGCCTGCGGATCTCGGAACTGCTGGGCCTTAAAAGGTCCGATCTGGCCTTCGACCAGGGATACATCCGATGCTTCGGCAAGGGATCGAAGGAGCGGGTGGTGCCCATCGGTAAGACCGCCCGGCACTGGACCGAAAGATACCTGGAGGGCTCCCGCCCGGTATTGATCAAAAAGATCGCCACCGACGTGCTGTTCCTGAACAACCGGGGGAGGTCGATGTCCCGGATGGGTTTCTGGAAACTGCTGAAAGCCTATGCCCAGAAGGCCGGGATCAAGAAGCGGGTGCATCCCCATATTTTAAGGCACAGCTTTGCCACCCATCTGCTGGAGGGCGGGGCCGACCTGCGCTCGGTGCAGGAGATGCTGGGACATGCCGATATCTCCACCACCCAGATTTACACCCATGTGGACCGGGAGTATCTGAAGGAAGTGCACCGGCAGTTCCATCCCAGAGGATAA
- a CDS encoding RidA family protein, with the protein MRQIIKTDKAPAAIGPYSQGIEFDSKLVFTSGQIPLDPKTGQLVVGDIKVQTRQVLENLKAVLEAGGSNLKKVIKCTVFLADMNDFAAMNEVYGEYFNQAPPARSAFQVARLPKDARIEIEAIAEI; encoded by the coding sequence ATGCGTCAGATAATCAAAACCGACAAGGCCCCGGCGGCCATCGGGCCCTATTCCCAGGGCATCGAGTTCGACAGCAAACTGGTCTTCACCTCCGGGCAGATCCCGCTGGACCCCAAGACCGGCCAGCTGGTGGTGGGCGACATCAAGGTCCAGACCAGGCAGGTGCTGGAGAATCTGAAAGCGGTGCTGGAGGCCGGAGGATCCAACCTTAAAAAAGTGATCAAATGCACTGTGTTCCTGGCCGACATGAACGACTTCGCCGCCATGAATGAGGTTTATGGCGAATATTTCAACCAGGCCCCGCCGGCCCGCTCGGCCTTCCAGGTGGCCCGGCTTCCCAAGGACGCCAGGATCGAGATCGAAGCGATCGCGGAAATCTAA
- a CDS encoding diacylglycerol kinase family lipid kinase, with protein MLRTKVIFNPKAHGGEAAGHLEQVKALLKAAGVNFELSLTDREGDARKQAREAVERGFKVIVACGGDGVAGEVAGALVGSQAVFGMIPLGSGDDLAKSLNIGRDISQAVSHIKQHRTRMIDAGVVNGWYYFNSLGIGLDGEVIIEKQKIRGLRDLKLYLLATVKALMRYQGQRISLDFGLGKVWVEALLVEIMNGRSVGGGYILTPQAEIDDGWLDLCIIHKLTWLEFFRHVPKTFQGKHTHLKQIVMGRTQKVVVESEHTMAAQVDGELWPKREKRYEVSILPKAVEAIVGDHKW; from the coding sequence ATGCTGAGAACCAAAGTCATCTTCAATCCCAAGGCCCACGGGGGCGAGGCGGCCGGGCATCTGGAACAGGTCAAGGCCCTGCTGAAGGCCGCCGGCGTCAACTTCGAGCTGTCGCTGACCGACCGGGAGGGCGACGCCCGGAAGCAGGCCCGGGAGGCGGTGGAGCGTGGTTTCAAGGTGATCGTGGCCTGCGGCGGGGACGGGGTGGCCGGCGAGGTGGCCGGGGCGCTGGTGGGCAGCCAGGCGGTGTTCGGAATGATCCCCCTGGGCTCGGGCGACGATCTGGCCAAATCGCTGAACATCGGCCGCGACATATCCCAGGCCGTCAGCCACATCAAGCAGCACCGCACCAGGATGATTGATGCCGGGGTGGTCAACGGCTGGTACTATTTCAATTCGCTGGGCATCGGGCTGGATGGCGAGGTGATTATAGAAAAGCAGAAGATCAGGGGACTGCGGGACCTGAAGCTATATCTGCTGGCCACCGTCAAAGCATTGATGCGCTACCAGGGCCAGCGGATCAGCCTGGATTTCGGGCTGGGCAAGGTCTGGGTGGAGGCTCTGCTGGTGGAGATCATGAACGGGCGGAGCGTGGGCGGCGGCTATATTTTGACGCCCCAGGCCGAGATAGACGACGGCTGGCTGGACCTGTGCATCATCCACAAGCTGACCTGGCTGGAGTTCTTCCGGCACGTGCCCAAGACCTTCCAGGGCAAGCATACCCATCTCAAGCAGATCGTGATGGGCCGGACCCAGAAGGTGGTGGTGGAATCGGAGCATACCATGGCCGCCCAGGTGGACGGCGAGCTGTGGCCCAAGAGGGAGAAGCGCTACGAGGTGTCGATACTGCCCAAGGCGGTGGAGGCCATCGTGGGGGATCATAAATGGTAA
- a CDS encoding tRNA 4-thiouridine(8) synthase ThiI, with protein MKALSLLSGGLDSILAARVVMEQGIEVIGVCFVTPFFGPENARKAARALGIRLIEHDFTEEYFAMMKSPRYGFGGNMNPCIDCHGLMLKTAHGLLEKFDASFLITGEVLGERPMSQTRGGLNAVLKLSADRDLVLRPLSAKLLEPTKPEREGWVGREKLYDFSGRGRKRQEELAKSFGIKDYPQPAGGCLLTEEKYSQRLQELISHEGLNRDDAELLSLGRHFRLGEKVKMIVGRNRSENQRLLDLAGGQDTVIRPAENIKGPVGIIRGEMSEEIMQTAGKILARYCDKQEDQAVGINIYRNKEKEGLTVMKPREDFVLKWQI; from the coding sequence GTGAAAGCACTTTCCCTTCTCTCCGGCGGGCTGGACAGCATCCTGGCCGCCCGGGTTGTCATGGAGCAAGGCATCGAGGTGATCGGGGTCTGCTTCGTCACCCCCTTCTTTGGGCCGGAGAATGCCCGGAAGGCGGCCAGGGCGCTGGGCATCAGACTCATCGAGCACGATTTCACCGAGGAGTACTTCGCCATGATGAAAAGCCCCCGTTACGGCTTCGGGGGAAACATGAACCCATGCATCGACTGCCACGGCCTGATGCTGAAGACCGCCCACGGTCTTTTGGAAAAATTCGACGCTTCATTCCTGATCACCGGAGAGGTGCTGGGCGAGCGGCCCATGTCCCAGACCCGTGGCGGTCTGAACGCGGTGCTTAAATTATCGGCCGACCGGGACCTGGTGCTGCGCCCCCTGTCCGCCAAGCTGTTGGAGCCCACCAAGCCGGAACGGGAGGGCTGGGTGGGCCGGGAGAAACTTTATGACTTTTCCGGCCGGGGCCGCAAGCGCCAGGAGGAGCTGGCCAAAAGCTTCGGGATAAAGGATTATCCCCAGCCGGCCGGGGGCTGCCTGCTGACCGAGGAAAAATATTCCCAGCGCCTGCAGGAGCTGATCTCCCACGAGGGGCTGAACCGTGATGATGCGGAACTTTTAAGCCTGGGCCGCCATTTCCGGCTGGGGGAGAAGGTCAAGATGATAGTGGGCCGCAACCGGTCGGAGAACCAGCGGCTTTTAGATCTGGCCGGAGGCCAGGATACTGTCATTCGTCCGGCGGAGAATATCAAAGGCCCGGTGGGGATCATCCGCGGTGAGATGTCCGAAGAAATAATGCAGACCGCCGGAAAGATACTGGCCAGATACTGCGATAAGCAGGAGGACCAGGCGGTGGGGATAAACATCTACCGCAACAAAGAAAAGGAAGGCCTCACAGTGATGAAGCCTCGGGAGGATTTTGTTTTGAAGTGGCAGATATGA
- a CDS encoding DUF5683 domain-containing protein, which translates to MKIRRILFWAAVVAVMSHQLPAQEKNEGKKPHRSPLLSVCFSAALPGGGQLYTQQYLKAAIFAGGLGYLGYCYNREDQAAIGNPIQDDYNYHNQRRRNYKWWFIGIWTLSLADAYVDAHMFKFDQHSEPELSLQVTPGSVALVKRF; encoded by the coding sequence ATGAAGATCAGAAGGATATTGTTCTGGGCGGCCGTGGTGGCGGTGATGTCCCATCAGCTGCCGGCCCAGGAAAAAAATGAGGGAAAGAAGCCCCACCGTTCGCCGCTGTTGTCGGTGTGTTTCTCGGCGGCCCTCCCCGGGGGTGGGCAGCTTTACACCCAGCAGTACCTGAAGGCGGCGATCTTTGCCGGAGGCCTGGGATACCTGGGATACTGCTACAACCGGGAGGATCAGGCGGCCATAGGGAATCCCATTCAGGACGATTACAATTACCATAACCAGCGGCGGCGCAATTACAAATGGTGGTTCATCGGCATCTGGACCCTGTCGCTGGCCGATGCCTACGTCGACGCCCACATGTTCAAGTTCGACCAACACAGCGAGCCGGAGCTGTCGCTGCAGGTGACGCCGGGGTCGGTGGCCCTGGTCAAGCGATTTTGA
- a CDS encoding potassium channel protein: protein MNKEFKKIIWPIVFIALLVILSSFLLYGLARMEGQEITLLKSLYMVAITISTIGYEDMIGTQGSRLLTVVNIALIFIYMIGVAYAVSNFTAFLIEGRLNKFFQLRKLHKRVKRMDKHYIICGAKDIGVYVARELKETKRPFVVIDENPHVLDAIRKEIPDVVAVEGDPTDDNVLLEAGIKKAQALIAALESDKENLYLVVAAKDLNNDIKIASRFNNPATRHKFVNAGASYLVSPNMIGGMRIASELVRPVTVSFLDTMLRSKKHDAMRVEEFQVPGNSGFIGRTLLDVHQETGVLAISAKRPGSEDYDYNPDPLMKLVADMVLIFITTPDKRILLEEKLSR, encoded by the coding sequence ATGAACAAAGAATTCAAAAAAATAATCTGGCCGATCGTCTTTATCGCCCTGCTGGTGATATTGTCGTCATTCCTGCTTTACGGGCTGGCCCGGATGGAGGGCCAGGAGATCACCCTGCTGAAGAGCCTGTACATGGTGGCCATCACCATCTCCACCATCGGCTACGAGGACATGATCGGCACCCAGGGCAGCCGGCTGCTGACCGTGGTCAACATCGCCCTGATCTTCATCTACATGATCGGGGTGGCCTATGCGGTCTCCAACTTCACCGCCTTCCTGATAGAGGGCCGGCTGAACAAATTCTTCCAGTTGCGAAAATTACATAAGAGGGTAAAAAGAATGGACAAGCATTACATCATCTGCGGAGCCAAGGATATCGGGGTCTATGTGGCCCGCGAGCTCAAGGAGACCAAGCGGCCCTTCGTGGTGATCGACGAGAATCCCCACGTGCTGGATGCCATCCGCAAGGAGATCCCGGACGTGGTGGCGGTGGAGGGCGACCCCACCGATGATAATGTCCTGCTGGAGGCCGGGATCAAGAAGGCCCAGGCCCTGATCGCGGCCCTGGAGAGCGACAAGGAGAATCTCTACCTGGTGGTGGCGGCCAAGGACCTCAACAATGACATCAAGATCGCCTCGCGCTTCAACAACCCCGCCACCCGGCACAAATTCGTCAATGCCGGGGCCTCCTACCTGGTCTCCCCCAACATGATCGGCGGGATGCGGATCGCCTCGGAACTGGTCCGTCCGGTCACCGTGTCCTTCCTGGATACGATGCTGCGGAGTAAAAAGCACGATGCCATGCGGGTGGAGGAGTTCCAGGTGCCCGGGAATTCCGGCTTCATCGGCCGGACCCTGCTGGATGTGCACCAGGAGACCGGGGTGCTGGCGATCTCGGCCAAGCGTCCGGGCAGCGAGGATTACGATTACAATCCCGATCCCCTGATGAAGCTGGTGGCCGATATGGTTTTGATCTTCATTACCACGCCGGATAAGAGGATTCTGCTGGAGGAGAAGCTTTCCCGGTGA